In Acipenser ruthenus chromosome 15, fAciRut3.2 maternal haplotype, whole genome shotgun sequence, a genomic segment contains:
- the LOC117421980 gene encoding acyl-coenzyme A thioesterase 1-like, with translation MRLFSSLKVGLAVRKPAAIYFNWVRRRFVSAGSGLKMSPVNLRVEPDSKCLFDRPVTVKVDGLAPRQLVTLRATLTDEKGDIFSSSARYQSDGKGRLDLSESPALGGDYSGVQPMGFLWALKPQSPWRRLMKRDVTTPYKVDIEVRSGGEAVGKDTPGPLLASCAHERGFIGQGVRRVPVREGRIRATLFLPPGEGPFPGLVDLGGTAGGLLEYRSSLLAGHGFAAMALAYFGFEDLPERMWEFHLEYFEEALRYLQALPQVRRGGVGVVGISKGADLALSVASFLPGVSAVVSVAGCNANFMTPLQCGGSTLLPGLGMCLERVRVDEALGGVLDLSDCYEDPRDPSLQGCVVPIERASARFLFLVGEDDQNWPSTLYAAEAARRLGTHGRAPPEVMSFPGAGHLLEPPYFPHCHASFHKLVGAPLLWGGQPQPHAVAQEQAWSRVLSFLKESLPGEVARSRL, from the exons ATGCGGCTATTCAGTTCACTGAAGGTGGGGCTAGCAGTGAGAAAACCCGCTGCAATTTATTTTAACTGGGTCAGGCGGCGCTTTGTAAGCGCCGGTAGCGGGTTGAAAATGTCACCGGTAAACCTGAGAGTGGAGCCCGACTCGAAGTGTCTCTTCGACCGGCCCGTGACGGTGAAAGTGGACGGTCTGGCCCCGCGTCAGTTGGTGACACTGCGGGCGACGTTGACTGACGAGAAGGGAGACATCTTCAGCTCATCCGCCCGCTATCAGTCGGACGGGAAGGGGCGGCTGGATCTCTCCGAGTCCCCCGCTCTAGGAGGTGACTATTCCGGGGTACAGCCCATGGGCTTTCTGTGGGCTCTCAAGCCCCAGAGCCCGTGGAGAAGGCTGATGAAAAGGGACGTGACGACACCGTACAAGGTGGATATCGAGGTCCGGTCCGGTGGGGAAGCCGTGGGCAAGGACACCCCTGGGCCGCTGCTTGCCTCCTGCGCACACGAGCGGGGGTTCATCGGCCAGGGCGTGAGGAGGGTGCCGGTGAGAGAGGGGCGCATCCGGGCAACGCTCTTTCTGCCGCCCG GCGAGGGTCCGTTCCCGGGGCTGGTTGACCTGGGCGGGACGGCGGGGGGGCTGCTCGAATATCGCTCCAGCTTGCTGGCAGGGCACGGCTTCGCTGCGATGGCCCTGGCGTACTTCGGGTTCGAGGACCTCCCGGAGAGGATGTGGGAGTTCCACCTGGAGTACTTCGAGGAGGCGCTGCGGTACCTCCAGGCTCTGCCGCAG GTGCGCCGGGGCGGTGTGGGCGTGGTCGGTATCTCGAAGGGTGCGGACCTGGCTCTCTCCGTGGCCAGCTTCCTGCCCGGAGTCTCAGCGGTGGTCAGCGTGGCCGGCTGCAACGCCAACTTCATGACCCCGCTGCAGTGTGGGGGGTCGACGCTGCTGCCCGGCCTGGGCATGTGTCTGGAGCGGGTTCGAGTGGACGAGGCCCTGGGGGGGGTGCTGGACTTGTCGGACTGCTACGAGGACCCCCGGGACCCCTCCCTGCAGGGCTGCGTGGTGCCCATCGAGAGGGCCAGCGCCAGGTTCTTGTTCCTGGTGGGCGAGGACGATCAGAACTGGCCCAGCACGCTGTACGCCGCGGAGGCAGCGCGGAGGCTGGGGACTCATGGCAGGGCCCCCCCTGAGGTGATGAGCTTCCCCGGGGCCGGACACCTCCTGGAGCCCCCCTACTTCCCGCACTGCCACGCCTCCTTCCACAAGCTCGTGGGAGCCCCCCTGCTGTGGGGAGGGCAGCCCCAGCCTCACGCAGTCGCGCAGGAGCAGGCCTGGAGCAGGGTGCTGAGCTTCCTGAAGGAGAGTCTGCCGGGGGAGGTGGCGCGGAGCAGGCTGTGA
- the LOC117415891 gene encoding actin-related protein 10-like has translation MPLFEGLGTGGEKTAVVIDLGTAYTKCGFAGESGPRCIIPSEIQRTGQAVKVVQHNINTEELYSNLKEFIHMLYFRHLLVNPRDRRVVIIESVLCPSHFRDTLTRVLFKHFEVPSVLFAPSHLMALLTLGIDSALVLDCGYTETLALPVYEGIPVLSAWEALPLGGKVIHKELESLLIEQCTVDTDSSTGQSLPSVMGSIPEEILEDIKVRTCFVSDLQRGLQIQQAKFNLEGTAQRPAPPPDVDYPLDGEKILHIKGALRDSVIEMLFEQDNEEKSVATLILDSLVKCPIDTRKALSENLVVIGGTAMLPGFLHRILAEMRALLERPKYRQALSTKTLRLHSPPAKPNCTAWLGGAIFGALQDILGSRSVSREYYSQTGRIPDWCCLTSPPPEIIYDAGKTPPPLMKRAFSTEK, from the exons ATGCCCCTCTTCGAGGGACTGGGAACCGGTGGGGAGAAGACAGCTGTGGTTATCGACCTGGGAACAGCCTACACAAA ATGTGGCTTCGCTGGAGAGTCTGGCCCGCGGTGCATCATCCCCAGTGAGATACAGAGGACAGGACAG GCTGTCAAAGTGGTCCAGCACAACATCAACACAGAGGAGCTGTACTCCAACCTGAAGGAGTTCATCCACATGCTGTACTTCAG ACACCTGCTGGTGAACCCCCGGGATCGGCGTGTAGTGATTATTGAGTCTGTTCTGTGCCCCTCTCACTTCAGAGACACCCTCACCAGAGTCCTGTTCAAGCACTTCGAG GTCCCCTCTGTGCTCTTCGCTCCCAGTCACCTGATGGCCCTCCTCACACTGGGCATCGACTCTGCACTGGTACTGGACTGTGGCTACACAGAGACACTGGCACTGCCT GTATATGAGGGGATCCCTGTCCTGTCTGCCTGGGAGGCGCTGCCCCTGGGAGGGAAGGTCATCCACAA GGAGCTGGAGAGCCTGCTGATTGAGCAGTGTACCGTTGACACAGATTCCTCCACGGGACAGAGCCTGCCCTCCGTCATGG GCTCCATTCCAGAAGAAATCCTTGAAGATATTAAAG tgcgCACGTGCTTCGTCAGTGATCTGCAGAGAGGACTCCAGATCCAACAGGCCAAGTTCAACCTGGAGGGCACCGCGCAG CGCCCGGCCCCGCCCCCTGATGTGGATTACCCTCTCGACGGGGAAAAGATCCTGCACATCAAGGGAGCGCTCAG AGACTCTGTTATTGAGATGCTGTTTGAACAGGACAATGAGGAGAAATCTGTCGCTACGTTAATCCTGGACTCGCTCGTCAAG tgccCGATAGACACTCGGAAGGCCCTCTCTGAGAACCTGGTTGTTATCGGAGGCACGGCCATGCTGCCCGGGTTCCTGCACAGGATCCTGGCTGAGATGAGAGCCCTGCTAGAGAGGCCCAAGTACCGGCAGGCTCTGTCCACCAAGACCCTCCGCCTGCACAGCCCCCCCGCCAAGCCCAACTGCACCGCCTGGCTCGGAG GTGCGATCTTCGGGGCTCTGCAGGATATCCTGGGCAGCCGCTCGGTGTCGCGGGAGTATTACAGTCAGACGGGCCGCATCCCTGACTGGTGCTGcctgacctccccccctcccGAGATCATTTACGATGCAGGCAAGACTCCACCCCCGCTCATGAAGAGAGCCTTCTCCACTGAGAAATGA